One stretch of Vibrio kanaloae DNA includes these proteins:
- a CDS encoding IS30-like element ISVa6 family transposase yields MRYTHLTENERYMISALRKQGISTAKIAKQLGRHKATIYREIERNSRYNRHFKRYSYQAWRAQQMARNRLRRSRRNKRYSEIDFRLPEALLRLDWSPDQIVGYLRVRGYPTMSHELIYQHVWNDKTLGGTLWKHLRQSTKKRRKRYNSKDSRGRLAAKRHITERPANAEHRKEPGHWEIDTVVGRGTKHCIVTLVDRMTGYTFIGQMDDRTSESLNVRMSKIMTRSDLPFKTITADNGTEFHGYAQLEKHHNCLFYFANPYHSWERGTNENTNGLIRQYLPKRTSMSHVTQKLCNEIAHKLNTRPRKRLGYRTPTEYIHAHL; encoded by the coding sequence ATGAGATACACGCACCTCACTGAGAACGAAAGGTATATGATTTCTGCACTCAGAAAGCAAGGAATTAGTACCGCTAAAATAGCTAAACAACTGGGGCGTCACAAAGCCACTATCTATCGAGAAATTGAACGCAACTCCCGATACAACAGACACTTTAAAAGGTACTCCTATCAGGCATGGAGAGCCCAACAAATGGCTCGCAACCGGCTGCGCCGGTCGCGCAGAAATAAGCGCTACAGCGAAATCGACTTCAGGTTACCTGAAGCCTTGCTACGACTGGATTGGAGTCCTGACCAAATCGTCGGATATCTGAGGGTAAGAGGCTATCCAACAATGAGCCACGAGCTCATTTATCAGCATGTTTGGAACGACAAAACTCTCGGTGGAACACTATGGAAACACCTACGCCAATCCACCAAGAAAAGGCGTAAAAGGTATAACTCAAAAGACAGCCGTGGACGGCTAGCTGCAAAGCGTCATATTACCGAAAGACCAGCAAATGCAGAGCATAGAAAAGAGCCTGGTCATTGGGAAATTGATACCGTCGTTGGCCGCGGAACCAAGCACTGTATCGTGACTTTAGTCGACAGAATGACAGGCTACACTTTTATTGGGCAAATGGACGATAGAACAAGCGAGTCGCTCAACGTAAGAATGAGCAAAATAATGACCCGCTCTGACTTACCTTTTAAGACGATAACTGCTGATAACGGCACTGAATTTCATGGTTACGCACAACTAGAGAAACATCATAACTGTCTGTTTTACTTTGCAAATCCATACCACTCATGGGAACGAGGTACAAATGAAAACACCAACGGCTTGATACGACAATACTTACCAAAACGAACTTCTATGTCACACGTGACACAGAAGCTCTGCAATGAAATTGCACACAAATTAAATACGCGCCCACGCAAAAGGCTTGGGTATAGGACACCAACGGAGTATATTCATGCGCATCTGTAG